ATCCGCCGGGTCGGGCGGGTCTTCCTTGCCCCCGTATCCGAGGGCCAGCACAGCGTGACGCTCGGCGAAGGTACTTCGAGGCGGGACTGGCTCTTCCAACGGTTCGGTCACGGGTTCGGTCACGGGATCGGGACGCGCCGCACGCCACCGTCGATGGCGTCCGCAGCCTCGATTTCGTTCCGCGTCACACCGAGCATGAAGAGCACCGCATCGAGATAGGGGTGCGAGATCGCGGTATCAGCAATTTCGCGCAACGCAGGCTTGGCATTGAACGCCACGCCCAACCCAGCCGCAGTGAGCATGTCGATGTCGTTCGCGCCGTCACCGACAGCTACCGTTTGCTCCATCGGAACGCCGCACTGCGCGGCAAAATCGCGCAATGCTGTCGCCTTCGCGGCCCGGTCGATGACCTCGCCGATCACCCGACCGGTCAACTTCCCATCGATTATCTCGAGCGTATTGGCTTTGACGAAATCCAGTTCGAGTTCATGTGCGAGACCGTCGATGACCTGACGGAATCCGCCAGAGACGACGCCACAGTGATATCCGAGTCGGCGCAGGGTGCGGATGGTGGTGCGAGCGCCCGGCGTCAACTCGAGCGCGTCACCGACCTCCTCGATGACCGAAGCATCCAGGCCTGCCAGGGCCTCCACCCGCTGAGTGAGGGACTCCGCGAAGTCGATCTCGCCCCGCATTGCTGCCTCGGTGACGGCGCGGACCTCCTCTTCACGGCCGGCCTTCGCCGCCAGCATCTCGATGACCTCCCCCTGGACGAGGGTGGAGTCGACGTCGAAGACGATGAGGCGTTTGGACCGCCGCGAAATTCCGCTGCGCTCCACCGCGACGTCGCATCCGACTCCGGCAGCTATCTCGGACAGACCGGTCCGAAGTCGGCGGTCTGCGTCGGGAGTCGTGTCGGTCGCCGTCACCTGAAGTTCCAGTCCCGTGACCGGGTAGTCGGCGATGCCCCGGATCGAGTCGATGTTGGCGCCCTGGCGTGCCAGTTCACGCGAGATTGTGCTGAACGCGCGGGCCGTGACGGGGCGACCTAGA
This region of Rhodococcus sp. PAMC28707 genomic DNA includes:
- the serB gene encoding phosphoserine phosphatase SerB, producing the protein MASSDTAVLVTVTGPDKPGVTSVLFAALSRHDVSLLDVEQVVIRGRLTLGVLLTCPNDPEDLQEELEEAMSTVGVHVDVEIDADPVGKHSLATHVVVVLGRPVTARAFSTISRELARQGANIDSIRGIADYPVTGLELQVTATDTTPDADRRLRTGLSEIAAGVGCDVAVERSGISRRSKRLIVFDVDSTLVQGEVIEMLAAKAGREEEVRAVTEAAMRGEIDFAESLTQRVEALAGLDASVIEEVGDALELTPGARTTIRTLRRLGYHCGVVSGGFRQVIDGLAHELELDFVKANTLEIIDGKLTGRVIGEVIDRAAKATALRDFAAQCGVPMEQTVAVGDGANDIDMLTAAGLGVAFNAKPALREIADTAISHPYLDAVLFMLGVTRNEIEAADAIDGGVRRVPIP